The following coding sequences lie in one Capnocytophaga stomatis genomic window:
- a CDS encoding aminotransferase class I/II-fold pyridoxal phosphate-dependent enzyme produces the protein MKDLFDRIKNDKGNIGRWASHAEGYYVFPKLEGELGPRMQFQGKEILNWSINDYLGLANHPEIRKVDAEAAAEYGAAYPMGARMMSGHTSMHEQLERNLAEFTHKEAAYLLNFGYQGMVSIIDALVTKNDVIVYDVDSHGCIIDGVRLHFGKRFTYKHNDVESFAKNIERAKKLADTTGGGILVITEGVFGMRGQQGKLKEILSYKEKYGFRILVDDAHGFGTLGKTGAGAGEEQGVQDQIDLYFSTFAKSMAGIGAFVSGDKEIIDYLKYNLRSQMFAKSLPMIYVKGALKRLEMLRTMPELKQKLWDNVNALQNGLKSRGFNIGDTNTCVTPVFLEGSIPEAMAMVNDLRENYRIFLSIVVYPVIPKGMILLRMIPTASHTMKDIEETLEAFSAIRSKLESGVYRQQNAALAEQMGHM, from the coding sequence ATGAAAGATTTATTTGACAGAATAAAAAACGACAAAGGAAATATCGGACGTTGGGCTTCACACGCCGAAGGATACTATGTTTTCCCAAAATTGGAAGGCGAACTGGGACCCAGAATGCAATTTCAGGGGAAAGAAATCCTCAATTGGAGCATTAACGACTATCTGGGGTTGGCAAATCACCCTGAAATCCGTAAAGTAGATGCCGAAGCAGCAGCCGAATACGGAGCCGCCTACCCAATGGGAGCAAGAATGATGAGCGGACACACCTCAATGCACGAGCAGTTGGAACGCAATCTTGCCGAATTCACTCACAAAGAAGCCGCTTACTTGCTGAATTTCGGTTATCAAGGAATGGTTTCCATCATTGATGCATTGGTGACCAAAAATGACGTGATTGTTTACGATGTGGATTCGCACGGATGTATTATCGACGGGGTTCGTTTGCACTTCGGGAAGCGTTTTACTTACAAACACAATGATGTAGAGAGTTTTGCTAAAAATATCGAGCGTGCCAAAAAATTGGCAGACACCACGGGAGGCGGTATTTTGGTAATCACCGAAGGAGTTTTCGGGATGCGTGGACAACAAGGAAAACTCAAAGAAATTCTTTCATATAAAGAAAAATACGGTTTCCGTATTTTGGTGGACGATGCCCACGGCTTCGGAACGCTCGGAAAAACAGGAGCCGGAGCCGGTGAAGAACAAGGTGTTCAAGACCAAATCGACTTATATTTCTCTACTTTTGCCAAATCAATGGCAGGAATTGGGGCGTTTGTTTCGGGAGATAAAGAAATCATTGACTACTTGAAGTACAATTTGCGTTCGCAGATGTTCGCCAAATCCCTACCGATGATTTATGTAAAAGGAGCTTTAAAACGTTTGGAGATGCTTCGCACGATGCCCGAACTGAAACAGAAACTATGGGACAATGTAAATGCTCTGCAAAACGGACTCAAATCACGCGGATTCAACATTGGTGATACCAACACTTGCGTAACGCCTGTTTTCTTGGAAGGAAGCATTCCTGAGGCGATGGCGATGGTGAATGATTTACGTGAAAATTATCGTATTTTCCTATCAATTGTGGTGTATCCGGTAATCCCGAAAGGAATGATTCTTTTGAGAATGATTCCAACTGCTTCACATACAATGAAGGACATCGAGGAAACTCTGGAAGCTTTCTCTGCCATCCGAAGCAAACTCGAAAGTGGTGTATATCGCCAGCAAAACGCAGCTTTAGCCGAGCAAATGGGGCATATGTAA
- the sucD gene encoding succinate--CoA ligase subunit alpha, translating into MSVLVNKNSKIIVQGFTGSEGTFHAEQMIEYGTNVVGGITPGKGGQTHLGKPVFNTVKEAVKETGADVSIIFVPPAFAADAIMEAADAGIKVIITITEGIPVADMIKVANYIKGRDCRLVGPNCPGVITPEEAKVGIMPGFIFKKGKVGIVSKSGTLTYEAADQIVRQGLGITTAIGIGGDPIIGTTTKEAVELLMNDPETECIVMIGEIGGQLEPEAARWIKANGNKKPVVGFIAGETAPKGRTMGHAGAIVGGADDTAEAKKRILKECGIHVVDSPAKIGEKVAEVIKK; encoded by the coding sequence ATGAGCGTACTAGTTAACAAAAATTCAAAAATAATTGTACAAGGTTTTACAGGAAGTGAAGGAACTTTTCACGCAGAACAAATGATTGAATATGGCACGAACGTAGTTGGTGGCATCACCCCGGGAAAAGGTGGTCAGACTCATTTGGGAAAACCTGTTTTTAATACTGTAAAAGAAGCTGTTAAAGAAACCGGAGCCGATGTTTCTATTATTTTCGTTCCACCAGCCTTTGCTGCTGATGCCATTATGGAGGCAGCCGATGCCGGAATCAAAGTAATTATCACTATCACAGAGGGAATTCCTGTGGCAGATATGATTAAGGTGGCAAATTATATCAAAGGAAGAGATTGCCGTTTGGTAGGACCTAATTGCCCCGGAGTTATCACCCCGGAAGAAGCCAAAGTGGGAATTATGCCAGGATTTATCTTCAAGAAAGGAAAAGTAGGAATCGTTTCAAAATCAGGAACTTTAACTTATGAAGCTGCCGACCAAATTGTACGCCAAGGATTGGGAATCACTACAGCTATCGGAATTGGAGGCGACCCAATTATCGGGACAACTACTAAAGAAGCCGTTGAACTTCTGATGAACGACCCTGAAACAGAATGTATTGTGATGATTGGAGAAATCGGTGGGCAATTAGAGCCTGAAGCTGCCCGCTGGATTAAAGCCAACGGAAATAAAAAACCTGTTGTGGGATTCATCGCAGGAGAAACCGCTCCGAAAGGAAGAACAATGGGACACGCAGGAGCCATCGTAGGAGGAGCCGACGACACCGCCGAAGCAAAAAAACGCATCTTGAAAGAATGTGGCATTCACGTAGTTGATTCTCCCGCGAAAATTGGAGAAAAAGTGGCAGAAGTCATTAAAAAATAA
- a CDS encoding PLP-dependent cysteine synthase family protein translates to MDKMQYYNNVLELMGNTPLVSLEKITKNLKGRYFAKVEAFNPGHSAKDRIALYLIDEAERTGKLKPGGTIVENTSGNTGFSLAMISAIRGYRCILAISDKSSQDKIDMLRAMGAEVHVCPASVPADDPRSYYKTAERLHNETPNSIYINQYFNEKNIDAHYYSTGREIWEQTAGKVTHVVVCSGTGGTISGIGRYLKEKNPNIKVLGVDAEGSAIKKYHETREFDPNELHSYQVEGLGKNLIPTATDFDIIDEFVKVNDKESALAARKITTETGIFCGYTSGSAFVATEKYAQKGTFDENSVVVILFPDHGSRYMSKIYSDKWMKAQGFLE, encoded by the coding sequence ATGGATAAAATGCAATATTACAATAACGTATTGGAACTGATGGGAAATACTCCTTTGGTTTCTCTGGAAAAAATTACAAAAAACTTAAAAGGGCGTTACTTTGCCAAAGTAGAAGCCTTCAATCCGGGGCATTCGGCAAAAGACCGAATCGCTCTTTATTTAATTGACGAAGCCGAGCGTACCGGAAAGTTAAAACCCGGCGGAACAATCGTTGAAAACACCTCTGGCAACACAGGATTTAGTCTCGCTATGATTAGTGCCATCAGAGGATATCGCTGTATCTTGGCAATCAGTGATAAATCTTCTCAAGATAAAATAGATATGCTCAGGGCGATGGGTGCTGAAGTGCACGTTTGTCCTGCGAGCGTTCCGGCTGATGACCCTCGCTCTTATTACAAAACCGCCGAACGCCTACACAATGAAACTCCTAATTCCATTTATATTAATCAGTACTTCAATGAGAAGAATATTGACGCTCACTATTACTCCACAGGAAGAGAAATTTGGGAACAAACTGCAGGCAAGGTAACACACGTGGTAGTTTGTAGCGGAACAGGTGGAACTATCTCAGGAATAGGACGTTACCTGAAAGAAAAAAATCCGAATATAAAAGTTTTAGGCGTTGATGCCGAAGGTTCAGCCATCAAAAAGTATCACGAAACCCGAGAGTTTGACCCCAATGAACTACATTCATACCAAGTGGAAGGATTGGGCAAGAATCTTATCCCAACTGCAACCGATTTCGATATTATTGATGAATTCGTTAAAGTAAACGACAAAGAAAGTGCTTTGGCTGCTCGTAAAATCACCACTGAAACGGGAATTTTCTGTGGATATACCAGCGGCTCGGCATTTGTTGCAACAGAAAAATATGCTCAAAAGGGAACTTTTGACGAAAACAGCGTAGTGGTAATTCTTTTCCCTGACCACGGCTCGCGTTATATGAGCAAAATTTACAGCGACAAATGGATGAAAGCACAAGGTTTTTTGGAATAA
- a CDS encoding TIGR03915 family putative DNA repair protein: protein MVQMIYDGSFEGLLTAVFEVFEYKYDDVDITSNQFVTAHLFAEKHFVITNSEKAERVVKGIEKYADRKSVKMLLLVFLSENEAREKLILYAVKYLVQEKRNIFQNFADNYMMQISKIIKSVKREKHRMEAFVRFQQLQDSSFYAHIEPDFDVLPLIVPHFKSRYASQKWMIYDLRRAYGVHYDLEQIDFFVPDYQMKKNLHNPSHLLHEKEHNFELLWKNYFNSTNIQERKNTKLHLQHLPKRYWKYLTEKK from the coding sequence ATGGTACAAATGATTTATGACGGCAGTTTTGAAGGATTGCTTACTGCTGTTTTTGAGGTGTTTGAATACAAATATGATGATGTTGATATTACATCAAATCAGTTTGTTACGGCTCATTTGTTTGCCGAAAAACATTTCGTTATTACCAATTCGGAAAAGGCGGAACGCGTCGTAAAAGGAATTGAAAAATATGCTGACAGAAAGTCTGTAAAAATGTTACTTTTGGTTTTTCTGTCAGAAAATGAAGCCCGAGAAAAATTGATTTTGTATGCGGTAAAATATCTCGTTCAGGAAAAGAGAAATATTTTCCAGAATTTTGCTGATAATTATATGATGCAGATTTCCAAAATAATAAAATCCGTAAAAAGAGAGAAACATCGTATGGAAGCCTTCGTGCGTTTTCAGCAACTTCAGGATTCCTCGTTTTATGCCCACATTGAGCCTGATTTTGATGTTTTGCCTCTTATCGTTCCACATTTTAAAAGCCGATATGCCAGCCAAAAATGGATGATTTATGACCTTCGAAGAGCGTACGGAGTTCATTATGATTTGGAACAGATTGATTTCTTTGTGCCTGATTATCAGATGAAAAAGAATCTTCATAATCCTTCACATCTTTTGCACGAAAAGGAACATAATTTTGAACTACTTTGGAAGAATTATTTCAACAGTACAAACATCCAAGAGCGAAAAAACACCAAACTTCATCTTCAGCATTTACCCAAAAGATATTGGAAGTATCTCACAGAAAAGAAATAA
- a CDS encoding polyprenol monophosphomannose synthase has protein sequence MLVIIPTYNEIENIEAIIRAVFEQSEKFHILIVDDNSPDKTAEKVRELQQIFPEKLFLEVRIEKKGLGTAYIHGFKWALQHNYDYIFEMDADFSHNPADLLRLYKECAENGSDMAIGSRYVKGVNVVNWPLQRILLSYGASLYVKIITGMKIHDPTAGFICYSRKVIEAIELDKVEFVGYAFQIEMKYKAHLKRFKITEVPIIFTDRAKGKSKMNGSIIKEAIWGVIAMKLRNIF, from the coding sequence ATGCTTGTAATTATTCCCACATATAACGAAATTGAAAATATTGAAGCCATTATCAGAGCTGTTTTTGAGCAATCTGAAAAGTTTCATATTTTAATCGTAGATGATAATTCTCCCGACAAAACAGCCGAAAAAGTACGAGAATTACAGCAAATATTTCCTGAAAAGTTATTTTTGGAAGTCCGAATCGAGAAAAAAGGCTTAGGAACGGCATATATTCACGGATTTAAGTGGGCTTTACAGCATAATTACGATTATATTTTTGAAATGGATGCCGATTTCTCGCACAATCCCGCTGATTTATTACGTTTATACAAAGAATGTGCTGAAAACGGAAGTGATATGGCTATCGGTTCGCGTTATGTAAAGGGAGTAAATGTTGTAAATTGGCCTTTACAACGCATTTTGCTTTCTTACGGAGCTTCTTTATACGTAAAAATCATCACAGGAATGAAAATTCACGACCCCACCGCTGGTTTTATCTGCTATTCCCGAAAAGTAATTGAAGCCATTGAACTTGACAAAGTTGAATTCGTGGGTTATGCTTTCCAAATTGAGATGAAATACAAAGCTCATCTTAAAAGATTTAAAATCACGGAAGTACCAATCATTTTTACCGACAGAGCAAAAGGAAAATCGAAGATGAACGGAAGCATCATTAAAGAAGCTATTTGGGGTGTGATAGCTATGAAATTGCGAAATATTTTTTAA
- a CDS encoding Crp/Fnr family transcriptional regulator: MTYRELVTEAYNHTFEKELISEIVDVAHFVEFKEDDVIMDIGMYIKAVPLILCGTIKVMRRDFDIGELLLYFVEKGNTCAMTLGCSTGNKKSEIRAIAETDGIVAMIPVQKMEEWSGKYRSWRAFVFESYNNRFEELLSAIDNIAFMNMNERLYNYLTERSKIENSKIINKTHQEIAGELNSSRVVISRLLKVLEKEQKIKLNRNSIELL; encoded by the coding sequence ATGACTTACAGAGAATTAGTCACAGAAGCTTATAATCATACCTTTGAAAAGGAATTAATTTCTGAAATAGTTGATGTCGCTCACTTTGTGGAATTTAAGGAAGACGATGTTATAATGGATATCGGGATGTACATCAAGGCGGTACCTTTAATCTTATGCGGAACCATCAAAGTTATGCGAAGAGATTTTGATATCGGTGAGTTATTGCTCTACTTTGTTGAAAAAGGCAACACTTGTGCTATGACTTTGGGTTGTAGCACAGGAAACAAAAAAAGTGAAATCAGAGCCATTGCCGAAACAGACGGGATTGTGGCTATGATTCCCGTTCAAAAAATGGAAGAATGGTCGGGGAAATACAGAAGTTGGCGAGCGTTTGTTTTTGAAAGTTACAACAATCGTTTTGAAGAGCTGCTTTCCGCCATAGATAACATTGCGTTTATGAATATGAATGAACGCTTGTACAACTATCTTACAGAACGAAGTAAAATTGAAAATTCAAAAATCATTAACAAAACACACCAAGAGATTGCAGGAGAGTTAAATAGCTCACGTGTTGTCATCTCCCGATTGTTGAAAGTTCTTGAAAAAGAACAAAAAATAAAACTCAACAGAAACAGCATTGAGCTTTTATAG
- a CDS encoding DUF6261 family protein — translation MKKVITSARVTELGDIANRLSELYKKTTALQDDNFLSTHFSELEKQGKAITAAVKRDSVLSKLKEIDSRRDDAVRVLSKLLTGYENIPEQTLKPHGERLAAIFKKYGVGITDENYSSESNLIESLLADFATEEAVASVSALAGVSQALDNLRKEQNVFAEARAEYEKARSEWENQPTATSLRKPLLEIVNKKIIPYLIAMQIADNSKYGSFISAASKIIESVNDVIRGRGKK, via the coding sequence ATGAAAAAAGTAATTACATCTGCTCGTGTTACCGAACTTGGCGATATTGCCAACCGATTGTCAGAGCTTTACAAAAAAACAACCGCCTTACAAGATGACAATTTCCTTTCCACCCACTTTTCCGAACTGGAAAAGCAAGGCAAAGCCATTACCGCTGCTGTAAAACGCGATAGTGTGCTTTCAAAATTGAAAGAAATTGATTCACGACGTGATGATGCCGTTCGGGTACTCTCGAAACTGCTTACGGGATATGAAAACATTCCCGAACAAACGCTCAAACCACACGGAGAGAGGCTTGCTGCTATTTTCAAAAAGTATGGTGTAGGAATCACGGACGAAAATTATTCAAGCGAATCGAACCTCATTGAATCATTATTGGCAGATTTTGCAACGGAAGAAGCAGTTGCCTCCGTGTCAGCACTTGCGGGCGTTTCGCAAGCTCTCGATAACCTGAGAAAGGAGCAAAATGTGTTTGCCGAAGCCCGTGCCGAGTACGAAAAAGCACGCTCCGAGTGGGAAAATCAGCCTACGGCAACTTCCCTGCGTAAGCCCCTGCTGGAAATTGTCAATAAAAAGATTATCCCCTATCTGATTGCGATGCAAATTGCGGACAATTCCAAATACGGGAGTTTTATTTCGGCTGCTTCAAAAATCATCGAGAGTGTCAATGACGTAATACGAGGAAGAGGCAAGAAATAA
- a CDS encoding TlpA family protein disulfide reductase — MKVEDFRRLALGILVCVAIFGGIFMLARFLQIHQIRTLKWIPILMTCVGFYFAARINRKTKLPALLLLLVGLFAFVPLRFFYIPFVFVLILCAVLALLLSRKEISIKIRSLFLISLFGIFGYFLFSQPLIIRKKGFSVDEMGNLHNVNVLWDFRESSPIKLPQYMFKNIKGKEVQLSDFEGKNIYVTFWATWCGPCMAEKPKLEEIKEMFKNNENLIFIDISLDANRSAWEKYVSEKNPAGIQLNSTNDRQTRETFQIAGIPHNIVISKDGYYKSFSRPSKITENQLEMLKNPEKLENYVKTTVKYFKE; from the coding sequence ATGAAAGTAGAAGATTTTCGTAGGCTGGCGTTGGGAATATTAGTTTGTGTAGCAATTTTCGGGGGAATATTTATGCTGGCAAGATTTTTACAGATACATCAAATAAGAACCTTGAAGTGGATTCCTATACTGATGACTTGTGTGGGATTTTATTTTGCTGCTCGCATTAACCGGAAAACCAAATTGCCTGCTTTGCTCCTTTTGCTTGTGGGGCTTTTTGCGTTTGTTCCGTTGCGATTTTTTTATATTCCGTTTGTTTTTGTGCTGATTTTGTGTGCTGTACTGGCTTTGTTACTTTCTCGAAAAGAAATTTCAATAAAAATACGTTCTTTGTTTTTGATTTCTTTATTCGGGATTTTTGGATATTTTCTGTTTTCACAACCATTGATAATCAGGAAGAAAGGATTTTCTGTTGATGAAATGGGAAATTTGCACAATGTTAATGTATTGTGGGATTTCAGAGAATCATCTCCAATAAAATTACCTCAATATATGTTCAAAAATATAAAAGGAAAAGAAGTGCAACTTTCTGATTTTGAAGGTAAAAACATATATGTTACTTTTTGGGCTACTTGGTGTGGACCTTGTATGGCTGAAAAACCAAAGTTGGAAGAAATTAAGGAAATGTTCAAAAATAATGAAAATCTTATTTTTATTGATATTTCTTTGGATGCCAATCGTTCTGCGTGGGAAAAATATGTATCAGAAAAAAATCCTGCGGGAATTCAATTGAATTCAACCAATGATAGGCAAACGAGGGAAACTTTCCAAATAGCGGGAATTCCTCATAATATTGTGATAAGCAAAGATGGATACTATAAAAGTTTTAGCCGTCCTTCGAAAATTACTGAAAATCAGTTAGAAATGCTTAAAAATCCTGAAAAATTGGAAAATTACGTAAAAACTACGGTGAAATATTTTAAAGAGTAG
- a CDS encoding putative DNA modification/repair radical SAM protein, translated as MNFDRINEKLSILADAAKYDVSCSSSGGNRKNSKGGLGNSSFSGICHTYTEDGRCVSLLKILLTNHCIYDCIYCVSRKSNNIKRAAFTVEEVVNLTINFYKRNYIEGLFLSSGVFKSPDYTMERLVRIAKELRLTHKFNGYIHLKTIPGASEELLLEAGLYADRLSINLEIPTVSGLKLLAPEKNHQEMMKPMDYVKNEIIRHKVEKKIIKSTPKYAPAGQSSQFIIGAAGETDIQIIRSADYFYKKFNLKRVYYSGYVPITEDNRLPALSTPVPMVRENRLYQADWLMRFYGFQAQEILEPNNPFLDLEIDPKLAWALRNIDKFPVNLQIAPLEMILRVPGIGQISARKIVNARRFQTIGIEHLKKMGVAVNRAKFFIDFSVSNPFLKHLDTVYLRQIILKNSQSKYKKDFSQQLSLF; from the coding sequence ATGAATTTTGACCGAATCAACGAAAAACTTTCCATATTAGCCGATGCTGCGAAATATGACGTTTCTTGTTCTTCCAGCGGAGGAAACAGAAAAAACAGTAAAGGAGGATTGGGAAATTCTTCTTTTTCAGGGATTTGCCATACTTATACGGAAGACGGAAGATGCGTTTCTTTATTAAAAATTTTGCTTACAAATCATTGTATTTACGATTGCATTTACTGTGTTTCCAGAAAAAGTAACAATATTAAGCGGGCTGCTTTCACGGTTGAAGAGGTCGTGAATTTGACGATTAATTTCTACAAAAGAAATTATATTGAAGGATTGTTCTTAAGTTCGGGCGTTTTTAAAAGTCCTGATTACACAATGGAACGCTTGGTTCGTATAGCGAAAGAACTCAGATTAACACACAAATTTAACGGATACATACACCTGAAAACCATTCCGGGAGCTTCCGAAGAATTGCTTCTTGAGGCTGGTTTGTACGCAGATAGATTGAGTATAAATCTTGAAATTCCTACCGTTTCAGGATTGAAACTTCTTGCTCCCGAAAAAAATCATCAGGAAATGATGAAACCAATGGATTATGTTAAAAATGAGATTATTAGGCATAAAGTCGAAAAGAAAATCATCAAATCCACCCCGAAATATGCTCCTGCAGGGCAAAGCAGTCAATTCATAATCGGAGCAGCCGGAGAGACTGATATTCAGATTATAAGAAGTGCCGATTACTTTTATAAAAAATTTAATTTGAAGCGAGTTTATTACTCTGGCTATGTGCCAATAACTGAGGATAATAGGCTTCCGGCTCTTTCCACACCCGTGCCTATGGTTCGGGAAAATCGATTGTATCAAGCCGATTGGTTGATGCGTTTTTACGGATTTCAGGCACAAGAAATTCTTGAGCCTAACAATCCTTTTTTAGATTTAGAAATTGACCCGAAATTGGCTTGGGCATTGAGGAATATAGATAAATTCCCGGTGAATTTACAAATAGCACCTTTAGAAATGATTTTGAGAGTACCCGGAATAGGGCAAATTTCAGCCAGAAAAATTGTAAATGCACGAAGATTTCAAACTATTGGAATAGAGCATCTTAAGAAGATGGGAGTGGCTGTTAACAGAGCCAAGTTTTTTATTGATTTTTCGGTGTCTAATCCTTTCTTAAAACATTTAGATACAGTGTATTTGCGTCAAATTATTCTGAAAAACTCTCAATCAAAATATAAAAAGGATTTTTCGCAACAATTGAGTTTATTCTGA
- the clpB gene encoding ATP-dependent chaperone ClpB, which yields MNFNNYTIKSQEAVQRAQQIAQGYQHQELQNEHFFKAIEEVDENVLPFLLKKLNINREQLSITLEKALQSFPKVSGGQMSLSRESNTMLNEAANIAKKMNDEYVSIEHLILAIFKSNSKIGQALKDQGVKEKDIEKAIQELRKGGRVTSASAEETYNSLNKYAKNLNQMADSGKLDPVIGRDEEIRRVLQILSRRTKNNPMLVGEPGVGKTAIAEGLAHRIVQGDVPENLKDKVIYSLDMGALIAGAKYKGEFEERLKSVVKEVTSSDGNIILFIDEIHTLVGAGGGEGAMDAANILKPALARGELRAIGATTLDEYQKYFEKDKALERRFQKVMVEEPDTESAISILRGIKEKYETHHKVRIKDEAIIAAVELSERYITNRFLPDKAIDLMDEAAAKLRMEINSKPEELDVLDRKIMQLEIEIEAIKRENDEEKLKILYADVANLKEERNAIFAKWQSEKNVIDEVQITKEAIENYKLEAEKAEREGDYAKVAELRYGKIKEAQDKLVLLQEKLDEAQGNSLIKEEVTSENIAEVVAKWTGIPVTKMLQGEREKLLKLESELHKRVVGQEEAIEAISDAIRRSKAGLQDPKKPIGSFLFLGTTGVGKTELAKALAEYLFDDENAMTRIDMSEYQERHAVSRLVGAPPGYVGYDEGGQLTEAVRRRPYSVILLDEIEKAHPDTFNILLQVLDEGRLTDNKGRTADFKNTIIIMTSNIGSHLIQESFEKYASDLEKATEVAKDDVLQILKQTVRPEFINRIDDIVMFTPLTRENIRSIVRLQLRSIIKMVARENILLDATDQAIDYLAEKGFDPQFGARPVKRTLQKEVLNRLSKEILSGNVHKDSVILLDSFDNQLVFRNN from the coding sequence ATGAATTTTAACAATTATACTATCAAATCGCAAGAAGCTGTACAAAGGGCACAACAAATCGCTCAAGGGTATCAGCATCAAGAGTTGCAAAACGAGCACTTTTTCAAAGCCATCGAAGAAGTTGACGAAAACGTTTTGCCTTTCTTACTTAAAAAACTGAATATCAATAGAGAACAGTTGAGCATTACTTTGGAAAAAGCACTGCAAAGTTTTCCAAAAGTCAGTGGCGGACAAATGTCGCTTTCACGCGAATCAAACACAATGCTCAACGAGGCGGCTAACATCGCCAAAAAGATGAATGATGAATATGTTTCTATTGAGCATCTAATTTTGGCTATTTTTAAGTCAAACAGCAAAATAGGACAAGCTCTTAAAGACCAAGGGGTTAAGGAAAAAGACATTGAAAAAGCCATTCAGGAACTGCGTAAAGGCGGACGAGTAACTTCGGCTTCGGCAGAAGAAACTTACAATTCACTCAACAAATACGCTAAAAATCTGAATCAAATGGCTGATAGCGGGAAACTTGACCCTGTTATCGGGCGTGATGAGGAAATCCGTCGTGTATTGCAAATTCTTTCGCGAAGAACCAAAAATAACCCAATGCTTGTGGGTGAACCCGGAGTGGGAAAAACTGCCATCGCCGAAGGATTAGCGCATCGTATTGTGCAAGGAGATGTGCCTGAAAATCTGAAAGATAAAGTCATTTACTCTTTGGATATGGGAGCCCTCATTGCCGGAGCAAAATACAAAGGAGAATTTGAAGAACGGCTTAAATCTGTGGTGAAAGAAGTAACTTCTTCCGACGGAAATATCATCCTTTTCATCGATGAGATTCATACGCTCGTGGGTGCCGGTGGTGGCGAAGGTGCAATGGATGCCGCAAACATCCTCAAACCTGCTTTGGCTCGGGGTGAATTGCGTGCCATCGGGGCAACTACGCTCGACGAATATCAAAAATATTTCGAAAAAGACAAAGCCTTAGAGCGTCGTTTTCAGAAAGTTATGGTAGAAGAACCCGATACAGAAAGTGCTATTTCTATCCTTCGAGGAATTAAAGAAAAGTACGAAACACATCACAAAGTGCGTATCAAAGACGAAGCAATTATCGCCGCTGTGGAGCTTTCCGAACGTTACATCACCAATCGTTTTTTACCCGATAAAGCCATCGACTTAATGGACGAAGCCGCTGCAAAATTGCGAATGGAAATCAATTCGAAACCCGAAGAATTGGACGTTCTCGACCGAAAAATAATGCAGTTGGAAATTGAAATTGAAGCCATTAAGCGTGAAAATGACGAGGAAAAACTCAAAATTCTTTACGCCGATGTAGCCAATTTGAAGGAAGAACGTAACGCTATTTTCGCCAAATGGCAAAGTGAAAAAAATGTTATCGATGAGGTACAAATCACCAAAGAAGCCATCGAAAATTACAAATTGGAAGCCGAAAAAGCTGAACGCGAAGGCGATTATGCCAAAGTAGCCGAACTTCGTTACGGAAAAATCAAAGAAGCTCAAGACAAATTGGTACTTCTTCAAGAAAAATTAGACGAAGCACAAGGCAATTCACTTATAAAAGAGGAAGTTACATCGGAAAATATCGCTGAAGTAGTTGCTAAATGGACAGGAATTCCTGTAACGAAAATGTTACAAGGCGAACGCGAAAAATTACTGAAATTAGAGAGTGAATTACACAAACGTGTAGTAGGACAAGAGGAAGCTATCGAAGCCATTTCCGATGCTATCCGCCGAAGCAAAGCAGGTTTACAAGACCCTAAAAAGCCTATCGGTTCGTTTCTTTTCTTGGGTACAACGGGAGTCGGAAAAACTGAACTTGCCAAAGCTCTTGCCGAGTATCTGTTTGACGATGAGAATGCTATGACGCGTATTGATATGAGTGAATATCAAGAACGCCACGCTGTAAGTCGATTGGTAGGAGCTCCTCCGGGGTATGTGGGCTATGACGAAGGTGGGCAACTTACCGAAGCCGTTCGCCGAAGACCTTATTCAGTAATTTTGTTGGATGAAATCGAAAAGGCTCACCCTGATACGTTCAACATTCTGTTGCAAGTTTTGGACGAAGGTCGCCTAACGGACAACAAAGGACGCACCGCCGATTTCAAAAATACCATCATCATTATGACGTCCAACATTGGTAGCCATTTGATTCAGGAAAGTTTTGAAAAATATGCCAGCGACCTTGAAAAAGCTACAGAAGTTGCTAAAGATGATGTATTACAGATATTGAAGCAAACCGTTCGTCCTGAGTTCATTAACCGAATTGATGATATTGTGATGTTTACGCCACTCACTCGTGAAAATATCCGAAGCATTGTACGCTTGCAGCTGCGTTCTATCATCAAAATGGTGGCTCGTGAAAATATTTTGCTCGACGCTACCGATCAGGCGATTGATTATTTAGCAGAAAAAGGCTTTGACCCTCAATTTGGAGCTCGTCCCGTAAAACGAACACTTCAAAAAGAAGTCCTAAACCGACTTTCAAAAGAAATTTTGAGTGGTAACGTACACAAAGACAGCGTTATACTATTAGACTCTTTTGATAACCAATTGGTTTTCAGGAATAACTAA